The proteins below come from a single Arthrobacter crystallopoietes genomic window:
- a CDS encoding ABC transporter transmembrane domain-containing protein, with the protein MPSKKLPPGLPRLLSGRRRGLMAMLVGTGLAMAAVTGASALLMMWLLDDAPAGAGNIVPLVAGLAAAALAIGGLRALERVLGEMLGQDYIHQIRKGLVKSALATDRGPSPGVTIARSTNDLSSVRNWIAMGIAPLAVGIPLILGTAVALWLLAPGLALAVVVPLAVLAAGLAMLARPAFERARALRRQRGRLAARLADTVMAAGTIRAAGGEAREVKQVDKAGRSVVDAAVHRAAASGSIRGAAAAAASLGTAAVAAVGSWQAIPTATVAAALTIVGIIAAPIADMGRAVEYRQNFKAARRILGPALAVSATQGNERRRRVAASAGHATAVGATAVGVNEVASNGEVVNGEPLNAEDAGTLLVAGMSECRNCPVPELRAGPGQRVRIRSADPAVETRLLETLIGVRSDPDAFTQVDGISLLDSGGRDRRRLVGYAAAGAYLERGSIARSVRYRRPDLDVAEGTAALEQVGLAGPIARLERGEQTLLKRGGEPLSTSERARLVLARAMLGEPPVLVINRLDADLDRDGRKMLASVVRDYPGVVLFASDDPDALAAGFTEWSVDCPHAGLDLTWVAARPAVVHDAY; encoded by the coding sequence ATGCCTAGCAAGAAACTTCCGCCAGGCCTGCCCAGGCTGCTCAGTGGCCGCCGGCGTGGTTTGATGGCGATGCTGGTCGGTACCGGCCTGGCCATGGCGGCGGTGACCGGTGCCAGCGCGCTGCTGATGATGTGGTTGCTCGACGACGCCCCAGCAGGTGCCGGGAATATCGTCCCCCTCGTCGCCGGGCTGGCCGCGGCCGCGCTGGCCATCGGCGGCCTGCGGGCTCTCGAGCGTGTGCTGGGCGAGATGCTCGGCCAGGACTACATCCATCAGATCCGCAAGGGCCTGGTGAAATCCGCGCTCGCCACCGACCGGGGACCGTCGCCGGGCGTGACCATCGCGCGTAGCACCAACGACCTCTCCAGCGTGCGCAACTGGATTGCGATGGGAATCGCGCCGCTGGCCGTAGGCATCCCGCTCATCCTCGGTACTGCAGTGGCACTATGGCTGCTCGCACCGGGACTTGCCCTCGCCGTCGTCGTTCCCCTGGCCGTTCTGGCTGCAGGCTTGGCGATGCTGGCCAGACCGGCCTTTGAACGGGCGCGTGCCCTGCGGCGGCAACGCGGGCGGCTCGCGGCACGGCTCGCCGATACGGTCATGGCAGCCGGCACGATCCGCGCCGCAGGTGGCGAGGCGCGCGAGGTCAAGCAGGTGGACAAGGCCGGCCGCAGTGTGGTCGACGCGGCAGTGCATCGCGCCGCCGCTTCCGGTTCCATCCGTGGTGCCGCCGCAGCCGCCGCCTCGCTGGGCACCGCTGCCGTCGCCGCCGTAGGCAGCTGGCAAGCCATTCCGACGGCGACTGTGGCCGCCGCGCTGACCATCGTGGGCATCATCGCGGCCCCCATTGCTGACATGGGCCGCGCCGTCGAATACCGGCAGAACTTCAAGGCCGCACGCCGGATCCTTGGTCCCGCCCTCGCCGTCTCGGCAACGCAAGGAAATGAACGACGACGGCGGGTGGCCGCCTCCGCTGGCCACGCCACTGCGGTGGGTGCGACTGCGGTGGGTGTGAATGAAGTGGCTTCAAACGGGGAGGTGGTGAACGGAGAGCCGCTGAACGCTGAGGATGCGGGCACGCTCCTGGTAGCGGGCATGTCCGAGTGCCGGAACTGCCCCGTCCCGGAGCTTCGGGCCGGGCCGGGCCAACGGGTGCGCATTCGCTCCGCGGATCCGGCAGTGGAGACCAGGCTGCTGGAAACGCTGATCGGTGTGCGCAGTGATCCCGATGCGTTTACTCAGGTCGATGGCATATCGCTGCTGGACAGCGGCGGACGGGACCGGCGGCGGCTGGTCGGCTACGCCGCTGCCGGAGCCTATCTGGAGCGGGGATCGATCGCCCGCAGCGTGCGCTACCGCAGGCCTGATCTGGACGTGGCGGAAGGAACGGCCGCCCTGGAACAGGTGGGACTGGCCGGCCCTATTGCCCGGCTGGAGCGGGGCGAGCAGACCCTGCTCAAGCGCGGCGGCGAGCCCTTGTCCACCTCGGAACGGGCACGGCTGGTGCTGGCCCGGGCAATGCTGGGGGAGCCGCCGGTGCTTGTGATCAACCGGCTGGACGCGGATCTGGACCGGGACGGCAGAAAGATGCTGGCATCGGTTGTACGCGACTATCCCGGAGTGGTGCTGTTCGCCTCGGACGATCCGGACGCGCTCGCCGCCGGTTTCACCGAATGGTCCGTTGACTGTCCCCATGCCGGATTGGACCTGACCTGGGTAGCCGCGCGTCCCGCCGTCGTTCATGATGCGTACTGA
- a CDS encoding HNH endonuclease signature motif containing protein: protein MDGFQFDFIPAPEPDRDRGLRALGLAGSSLLEIMLHKLLLDAWAGENLAFGGRLTGPFDEAAEEAAAVLAAAAVLPEVPGLPEGWETLAPAALAAVLERIDPEGLDDVGTIDYLQASAKAVAWLQSGRVKALNRFTELRPAEGAETGNAHGFSSCAATEIAAALAQPRGSALKDMAEAAQLSGHLPATVEAMAAGNLDLPRATAIARGSQDLPEDLLPAFEAAVLPQAGKITVESVQARARKARERLHPETLTVRHERADRSRNAGLVPQDDGMAEVWFRCAADKAVMVFNLVQALAKKLQGPEEARTLPQLRADVITDLLLNPGTRTGGCTCNGSTVTGNGTCKGTGSGTGTCAGTGTGAGAGITASVAVTLSLETAAGLSEEPGELAGYGPIPPDMARNLAGLAKSWLLVLTDEYRNAVAAAKDLRHPPEWLKRLVRLRDGHCSGPGCRVEARFCEVDHTVAWEDGGKTVLGNLKALCKPEHMSKHAGGWTVTQYPDGSTTWKSRTGHEWTSTPENSWSIRPPTEPPPPDLYTPPPF from the coding sequence ATGGATGGCTTCCAGTTTGATTTCATACCGGCGCCGGAGCCGGACCGGGACCGTGGTTTGCGGGCGCTCGGTTTGGCGGGGAGTTCGCTGTTGGAAATCATGCTGCATAAACTCCTGCTCGATGCCTGGGCCGGGGAGAACCTGGCCTTCGGCGGCCGTCTTACCGGGCCGTTCGACGAAGCGGCCGAGGAAGCCGCCGCGGTGCTGGCGGCGGCCGCGGTCCTGCCGGAGGTGCCGGGTCTGCCGGAGGGCTGGGAGACCCTGGCGCCGGCGGCGCTGGCCGCGGTGCTGGAGCGGATTGATCCGGAAGGCCTCGATGATGTCGGGACCATTGATTACCTGCAGGCGTCGGCGAAGGCCGTGGCGTGGCTGCAGTCGGGCCGGGTGAAGGCGTTGAACCGGTTCACCGAGCTGCGTCCGGCCGAGGGCGCCGAGACCGGCAACGCGCACGGGTTTTCCTCCTGCGCGGCGACGGAGATCGCCGCGGCCCTGGCCCAGCCCCGCGGCAGCGCGCTGAAGGACATGGCCGAGGCCGCGCAGCTGTCCGGGCATCTGCCGGCCACGGTGGAGGCGATGGCCGCCGGGAACCTGGACCTGCCGCGGGCCACCGCGATCGCCCGCGGTTCCCAGGACCTGCCCGAGGACCTGCTGCCGGCGTTCGAGGCCGCCGTCCTGCCCCAGGCCGGCAAGATCACGGTGGAGAGTGTGCAGGCCCGTGCCCGCAAGGCCCGTGAACGGCTGCACCCGGAAACCCTCACCGTGCGCCACGAACGCGCGGACCGGTCCCGCAATGCCGGTCTCGTGCCGCAGGATGACGGGATGGCCGAAGTCTGGTTCCGCTGCGCCGCGGACAAGGCAGTCATGGTGTTCAACCTCGTCCAGGCCCTCGCGAAGAAGCTGCAGGGCCCCGAAGAAGCCCGGACCCTGCCCCAGCTGCGCGCCGACGTCATCACCGACCTGCTCCTCAACCCCGGCACCCGCACCGGCGGCTGCACCTGCAACGGCAGCACAGTCACCGGGAACGGAACCTGCAAGGGTACCGGGAGCGGCACGGGCACCTGTGCCGGGACGGGGACGGGTGCTGGGGCGGGGATCACGGCCAGTGTCGCGGTCACGTTGTCGTTGGAGACCGCGGCGGGGTTGAGCGAGGAGCCCGGCGAACTCGCCGGGTACGGGCCGATCCCGCCGGACATGGCCCGCAACCTTGCCGGCCTCGCGAAATCCTGGTTGCTGGTCCTGACCGATGAGTACCGCAACGCGGTCGCGGCCGCGAAAGACCTGCGGCACCCGCCCGAATGGCTCAAACGCCTCGTCCGGTTACGTGACGGGCACTGCAGCGGCCCCGGCTGCCGCGTGGAAGCCCGGTTCTGCGAGGTCGACCACACCGTCGCCTGGGAAGACGGCGGTAAAACCGTGCTCGGAAATCTCAAAGCGCTCTGCAAACCCGAGCACATGTCCAAGCACGCCGGCGGCTGGACAGTCACCCAGTATCCCGACGGCAGCACCACCTGGAAATCGCGGACCGGCCACGAATGGACCAGCACCCCCGAAAACAGCTGGTCCATCCGCCCACCAACCGAACCACCACCACCTGACCTCTACACCCCACCACCCTTCTAA
- a CDS encoding GNAT family N-acetyltransferase encodes MPGSATGNPAPPADASIRQATAEDVTVLAELAAVTIPLACPPIMTEDDINGYIAEHLTEARFSSYIANAERTVMVLEEPNADAGDASSPRTDQRLLGYSMLIHTPPLDVEVQAALTLRPTSMLSKFYMRANAHGSGLSHQLMNATLSAAAENGSRAVWLSVSEENVRAQKFYARNGFRIVGGMNFPTGRLVLRDYVLERAI; translated from the coding sequence ATGCCCGGATCTGCGACCGGCAATCCCGCACCGCCAGCCGACGCTTCGATCCGCCAAGCCACAGCTGAGGACGTCACCGTCCTCGCTGAACTGGCCGCGGTAACTATCCCGCTGGCGTGCCCTCCGATCATGACCGAGGACGACATCAACGGCTACATCGCAGAGCATCTTACCGAGGCCCGATTCAGCAGCTATATTGCTAATGCGGAACGAACGGTAATGGTGCTCGAAGAGCCGAATGCTGACGCAGGCGACGCATCCAGTCCTCGCACGGACCAGAGGTTGCTGGGCTACAGCATGCTCATCCACACCCCTCCGTTGGATGTCGAAGTCCAGGCGGCTCTGACGTTGCGGCCCACCTCTATGCTGAGCAAGTTCTATATGCGGGCCAACGCCCACGGCAGCGGCCTGTCCCATCAGCTCATGAACGCCACCCTGTCCGCCGCCGCGGAAAACGGTTCGCGCGCAGTGTGGCTCTCCGTCAGCGAGGAAAACGTGCGTGCCCAGAAGTTCTACGCCAGGAACGGCTTCCGGATCGTTGGCGGCATGAACTTTCCCACCGGCCGCTTGGTTTTGCGTGACTACGTGCTCGAACGAGCTATCTAA